The nucleotide window CGCATCGCATTCAACCGGAGCCGCTCGTTTTCACGGTTTATTATCAGGCTTTCTATTGTTGCTACAGTAATCAGCGTTGCGGCAATGATCATTACGCTGGCCTTCGCCAATGGGTTCCAGAAAAAAGTAAGTGAAAAAGTATTTAGTTTCTGGGGGCATGCGCGTATACAGGAAACGCTACCCTATTCCTCGCTGATTACCGAGGAAATACCCATTATCGCCAGTAATGAAACCGAAGGCCGTATTCGCAACACAGCTAATGTGAAAGCGGTATATCCATTTGCTACACGATATGCTATTCTTAAAACCAAAGACGAACTACAGGGCATATTGGTAAAAGGACTTGATAAAACCTATGATTTTGATAACCTGAAAGAATTTATAATAGATGGCATTCCGATCCGTTTCAACGATACCACCTATAGCAGGGATATTATGATCTCGAAAAAAACGGCGCAGGAGCTTCACTTAAATGTGAATGACCGGGTGTCAATTTATTTCATCCGGCCCGACGGTTCGAAAAGACGTGACAAGCTCACCATCAGCGGCATTTTTAAAACAGATATCGGCGATTTCGACAATTCTTTTGCTATCGGAGATATACAATTGATACGCAGGCTGAACAGCTGGCAGCAAAACCAGATTGGGGGCTATGAAATAGTGTTAAATGACTTTAAAAAGACAGACTCCTCTATACATCAGATTGCCCAATTGCCCGGCTTTGATGAAGACTGGAGCATACAGAATATCAAAGAGTATATTCCCAACATTTTCGATTGGCTGAATATGCAGGATACCACCCGGAACGTGTTGATCGGTATTATGATCGTTGTAGCGGTAATTAATTTGATCACCTGCCTGATCATCCTGGTACTGGAGCGTATGCGTATGGTAGGCGTGTTAAAATCCATTGGCGCTACCGACTGGATGGTTCAGAAAATATTCCTGCGTCACAGCCTGATTATTGCGCTCAGGGGCATCCTTACCGGAGCCATAATAGGTTTAGGTATTTTATACGCACAGGTGAAAACAGGTTTTATTAAACTGGATGAAGAAGCCTATTATATGGACCGGGCGGCAGTACAGATCACTGCCTGGGAGGTATTTGCCATTTGTGGTGCCACTTTTTTCATCTGCATGTTGGTACTATTGATACCTTCTTACATCGTAAGAAAGATACAGCCGGTTAAAGCCATTCAATTCAGATAAACAGGATTGAAAGAACCTGTTTGATACCCCAACTACTCAATGTCATGTCCTGAAAAAAGTGGACATTTTTCTTGTTAATAATATTGTTTCAAATTTCATTATTTAATAAAAGTTAACCTTAGAATTACACCGCCCGCGCGGCGAGCGCATCTTCCTGGTTTGACATACTATGCTGCATTGTGTAACTGTATAGGTATTCTTAAATTTAAAGACCAATGGGGACGG belongs to Niabella yanshanensis and includes:
- a CDS encoding ABC transporter permease yields the protein MNISSFIANRIAFNRSRSFSRFIIRLSIVATVISVAAMIITLAFANGFQKKVSEKVFSFWGHARIQETLPYSSLITEEIPIIASNETEGRIRNTANVKAVYPFATRYAILKTKDELQGILVKGLDKTYDFDNLKEFIIDGIPIRFNDTTYSRDIMISKKTAQELHLNVNDRVSIYFIRPDGSKRRDKLTISGIFKTDIGDFDNSFAIGDIQLIRRLNSWQQNQIGGYEIVLNDFKKTDSSIHQIAQLPGFDEDWSIQNIKEYIPNIFDWLNMQDTTRNVLIGIMIVVAVINLITCLIILVLERMRMVGVLKSIGATDWMVQKIFLRHSLIIALRGILTGAIIGLGILYAQVKTGFIKLDEEAYYMDRAAVQITAWEVFAICGATFFICMLVLLIPSYIVRKIQPVKAIQFR